Proteins encoded by one window of Salvia splendens isolate huo1 chromosome 7, SspV2, whole genome shotgun sequence:
- the LOC121810360 gene encoding putative nuclease HARBI1, with protein sequence MYEMSLISFTVSHYVHAVLRAVLKLHASFMVTPEPVPDDCDDNRWKWFKGCLGPIDGTYINVHVPNADKHKYRSRKGQICTNTLAVCDRRLRFTYVLAGWEGSAADARILLNAITRPNDFKIALNEDVISGNYYLCDNGYANCDGFLASYKSARYHLKEWGPATEAPQTSREIFNMQHTRARNVIERAFAVLKMCWGILRTASYYHVKIQTWLIITCFLLHNYIRSEMPTDPIEMTENDEFTDNKEAKDDGDLGEFVNRVEPSPAWNDMRVLP encoded by the exons atgtatgaaatgagccttatca GCTTTACAGTTTCCCACTATGTACATGCTGTCTTGCGAGCCGTGCTCAAGCTTCATGCATCTTTCATGGTTACACCCGAACCCGTGCCTGATGACTGTGATGATAACAGGTGGAAGTGGTTCAAG GGGTGCCTTGGGCCAATTGACGGGACATACATCAACGTACATGTGCCAAATGCCGATAAGCATAAGTATCGATCTAGGAAGGGTCAAATTTGTACCAATACATTGGCCGTGTGTGATAGACGACTGAGGTTTACTTATGTCTTGGCTGGGTGGGAGGGCTCGGCTGCTGATGCTAGGATTTTGCTTAACGCCATCACTCGACCAAACGACTTCAAA ATAGCATTGAATGAGGATGTGATTTCAGGCAACTACTACTTATGCGACAATGGCTACGCTAATTGCGATGGTTTCCTAGCTTCATATAAAAGTGCTCGCTACCATCTCAAAGAGTGGGGTCCAGCCACAGAAGCACCACAAACTTCACGTGAAATCTTTAATATGCAGCATACAAGAGCACGAAATGTCATTGAACGAGCTTTCGCTGTATTGAAGATGTGTTGGGGCATTCTACGAACTGCCTCATATTATCATGTGAAGATTCAGACATGGTTGATCATAACTTGCTTTCTACTCCACAACTATATAAGATCAGAGATGCCTACTGATCCAATCGAAATGACTGAGAATGATGAGTTCACTGATAATAAGGAGGCAAAGGATGATGGTGACCTCGGGGAATTTGTTAATAGGGTGGAGCCTTCCCCAGCATGGAATGATATGCGCGTTCTACCTTGA
- the LOC121740811 gene encoding protein TRM32-like, with protein MGKHLDDESQNKQAGCMWGFVHVLHYHQWQSSVKKMIHPRKHQGRSHDQCEWSPDTSVHERLLREKESPHRAGKRSPCSKRRSLRARLKAIITEGTPVEDKDLKRTGGFSTKPSLQKTYSIHHLESVDDFFGKIHKDWNPPIIFFPNNSEDHSEAAQIKAASGGECNSHDPKDADQLNSPDVFEIFKMDKEYLLKHMKDSDPSIANFSRRAFGLNTKRKFSKSRSFPVADLPAGRKLKPLKLKSKQKEVWSVPRNDKDKSDELAGDESSGRTSLSVFEPKKVGNKSQPSESLDYREEKITGKSGEDDGITHRHRRRSLNESMDRYARLFENSFGKDVKLSSSRSLKITSEYGYAPVSFKRINSYSNADFHYSDVNFEVLHDNLSGANLVVVAEDSCAVLQNSEEEAFPLDADIEIKGDDTCTDKYKNDFLWEKDSDSFDVTLNEIQEQSFVSDSDIILHEKESPAVELHIPKGKEHGSEIQELDSSIYTDDLQSSENLEIYEHLHKKNCDLDYLRHLLDRSGIAREGSEMTWHSSDQLLSPQLFEEVEAAWPHDEDELDGWPDFRGCWHHQMLFGAVNEALLEVYDISLPYYSNALSSNCHVGPFPMGNRIIEELCMSIGTLMNVKLEEKQLPSLDCIVAHDLARDRSWMNLQLESEAVALDFEDMIFSELLQEVMLS; from the exons ATGGGGAAGCATTTGGATGATGAATCACAGAATAAGCAGGCTGGATGCATGTGGGGTTTTGTACATGTGCTTCACTACCATCAATGGCAGTCCAGTGTtaagaagatgatccatcctCGCAAACACCAAGGCCGATCCCACGACCAAT GTGAGTGGAGTCCCGACACATCTGTACACGAAAGGCTtctgagagagaaagagagccCACACCGT GCTGGTAAAAGGTCTCCTTGTAGTAAGAGACGATCTCTGAGAGCGCGCTTGAAGGCAATAATTACAGAAGGGACGCCCGTGGAGGATAAGGATTTGAAGAGGACAGGTGGATTCTCCACCAAACCAAGCTTGCAGAAAACTTACTCTATCCATCACCTTGAGTCTGTGGATGATTTCTTTGGTAAAATACACAAAGACTGGAATCCTCCGATCATTTTCTTTCCAAATAACTCTGAGGATCATTCCGAGGCAGCTCAGATTAAAGCTGCCAGTGGAGGAGAATGTAACAGCCACGACCCTAAAGATGCCGACCAACTTAACTCACCTGAtgtttttgagatatttaagaTGGACAAGGAGTATCTTCTGAAGCATATGAAAGACTCAGACCCGAGCATTGCTAATTTCTCACGCCGTGCATTTGGTTTGAACACGAAGAGGAAATTCAGCAAATCGAGATCCTTCCCAGTGGCTGATTTGCCAGCAGGGAGGAAGCTTAAGCCTTTGAAGCTTAAAAGCAAACAGAAAGAAGTTTGGTCAGTTCCTAGAAACGACAAAGATAAGTCGGATGAACTTGCTGGTGATGAAAGTAGTGGCAGAACATCTCTTTCTGTCTTTGAGCCTAAAAAAGTTGGTAATAAATCACAGCCTTCTGAAAGTTTGGATTATAGAGAGGAAAAGATTACAGGCAAGAGTGGTGAAGATGATGGAATCACTCACAGGCACCGCAGAAGGTCTTTAAATGAATCCATGGATAGATATGCTCGTCTCTTTGAGAATAGTTTTGGGAAAGATGTCAAGTTGAGCTCTTCCCGGAGCTTGAAAATAACAAGTGAATATGGCTATGCTCCAGTGTCTTTCAAAAGGATAAACTCTTATTCTAATGCAGATTTTCATTATTCTGATGTAAACTTTGAGGTTTTGCATGATAATCTTTCCGGAGCCAACTTAGTTGTAGTGGCAGAAGATAGCTGTGCAGTTCTACAAAATAGTGAAGAAGAAGCTTTTCCCCTAGATGCAGATATAGAGATTAAGGGAGATGATACATGCACTGACAAATACAAAAATGATTTCCTATGGGAGAAGGATTCTGACTCTTTCGATGTTACCCTTAACGAGATTCAAGAGCAGAGTTTCGTATCGGATTCAGACATTATCTTGCATGAAAAAGAATCTCCAGCTGTAGAGCTTCATATTCCCAAAG GAAAGGAGCATGGATCTGAAATCCAAGAATTGGATTCTTCAATTTACACTGATGATTTGCAAAGCTCAGAAAATCTTGAGATCTATGAACACCTTCATAAGAAAAATTGTGACTTGGATTATCTTCGGCACCTTCTTGATAGATCAGGGATTGCAAGAGAGGGCTCTGAGATGACATGGCATTCATCGGACCAGCTACTCAGCCCCCAATTGTTCGAGGAAGTAGAAGCTGCCTGGCCTCATGATGAAGATGAGTTAGACGGATGGCCTGACTTCCGAGGCTGTTGGCATCATCAAATGCTGTTTGGTGCAGTGAATGAGGCCTTGCTTGAGGTATATGACATATCACTTCCGTACTATTCCAACGCCTTGTCATCGAATTGCCACGTTGGTCCATTTCCAATGGGGAACCGCATTATTGAGGAGCTTTGCATGAGTATTGGCACGTTGATGAATGTGAAGCTTGAGGAGAAGCAGTTACCGTCACTAGACTGTATCGTGGCTCATGACCTGGCTCGTGATCGCAGCTGGATGAACCTCCAGCTGGAGAGCGAGGCCGTGGCACTTGACTTTGAAGACATGATTTTCAGTGAATTATTACAGGAGGTTATGCTTTCTTGA
- the LOC121810359 gene encoding outer envelope pore protein 16, chloroplastic-like: protein MPRTSINGKVNLAVDLGDPFLNHVVDGFFKIGTLKKMCKEDAYWGTVAGLYVGLEYGVERLRGTRDWKYAMVGGALTGALVSAVGNNNRDKIVLDAITGGAVATAAEFISYLT, encoded by the exons ATGCCGAGGACTTCCATCAACGGAAAAGTAAATCTGGCGGTGGATTTGGGCGACCCATTTCTCAATCACGTTGTTGATGGTTTCTTCAAGATTGGGACT CTGAAGAAAATGTGTAAAGAAGATGCATACTGGG GCACAGTTGCTGGACTTTATGTTGGACTGGAGTACGGGGTGGAGAGGCTCCGAGGAACCAGAGACTGG AAATATGCGATGGTTGGCGGTGCGTTGACCGGTGCACTTGTATCAGCAGTGGGAAACAACAACAGGGACAAGATTGTGTTGGATGCTATAACTGGAGGTGCTGTTGCCACTGCTGCAGAGTTCATCAGCTATCTCACATGA